From Calditrichia bacterium:
CTCCGGAAATATTCAAAATATTCAATATTTTTTGAACTGCGTCATCTCCGATGGCTAAATCTTTGAGTAAGTTCTCAACGCCATCTTGTCCGATTTTATCCAGTTTATCGATGGCACGGAAGATTTCGGTTGCCAAATCCGGGTTTACACCGGCAGCTTCCACAATTCCGGTGAGTACTTTTCGGCTATTGATCCGTATTTTGAATGCAGGAAAGTTGAGACGGGTCAGAATTTCCGACGTGACGGCGAGTAATTCGGCATCCGCCAAAACGGATTCGCTGCCGATGGTGTCGATATCACACTGATAAAATTCCCGGAAGCGCCCTTTTTGGGGTTTATCCGCCCGCCAAACGGGCTGAATTTGGTAGCGTTTGAATGGTTTTGGCAATTGCGGATACATCGCCACAACCCGGGAAAGCGGCACGGTGAGATCGTAGCGCAAACCGACTTCGCGATCGCCGCGATCTGTAAAGCGATAGGTCAACCGGTCACCTTCTTCACCATATTTACCGGAAAGGGTTTCCCACATTTCGATAGTCGGGGTTTCCAGTTGTTCAAAACCAAACTTTTCGAAAACCGTTTTGATGATGTTGATAACGTAATTTCTGCGCACCATTTGTTCGGGTAAAAAATCGCGGGTTCCTTTGTAAATGCGCGGTTTTATTTTGCTCATTTTATTTGTAGCCTCAGTATTGTCATGTTTAGCAAAATGTAAATAATCGGAACTTTGATGAATAAAAATATTGGAACCGAAAATTTGGCAATCAGTTGGGTAATGCACCTTCATCAATCCATTGACCGATGGCTTCGATTTCATCATCAGCCAGGCGTGCGCTGCTGGGCGGCATGCGGGAAATATTTTGAGTGCTTTGAAAGAGCAATTCGTACAGCAAGCTTTGGGTCCGTGAAAATGGCAAAACCACTAATCCCGAGTTGCTTAAAAAATTTAATGGTTCGCTCTGCAAATCCAGTCCACCGGCGCGCGTGCCGGAATCGTGACATGGTGCAAATGAACAATTTTGTGAAAATATCGGCTGAATATGCAGCGAATAACTCAAATCTTTTGCAGGAAAACGGCTTTCTCCCGGTTCGGTGGGGTCGCCGTCACCGCTGCAGGATAAAGTTATTGTAAAGGTCAATACCCAAATGCCCGATATTAGTAATTTTAACAGAGCGTTTTTGCAGTTGTTTTTAAAAAAAATCATTGCCATTATTCCCATTCATCAACGTTTTAAGGCGCGTAAAATACAACATTTGTGATAAAAATTAAAGCGGAAACTTACGAAAAAGGCGTCAGCTAATGGATGTAAACATGCTTAATGAAACGACTACACCCAAAATTCTGGTAATCGATGATGATCCGTCCGTGCACCGCTTGCTGGCAACCTATTTCAAACGGCGGAATTATGTGATGGAAAGTTGCGAAGACAGCCAGAATGCTGTTACGCATATCCGAGAATTTGAGCCGGATTTGGTATTGATCGATTTGATGATGCCATCGCTCGATGGTATCAGCGCATCCAAACGAATCCGTAATATGGAAATGCAATCGTATTTGCCTATCATTATGCTCACTGCAAAAAGTGATGACCGCGATGTGGTTGCTGCATTGGAAGCCGGTATTGATGATTACATTACCAAGCCATTTGAATTTGACGTGTTGGAAGCAAGAATACGCAACATGTTGAGATTAAAGAGCTTGCAGGACCGGCTAATGCACAAAAGTAAAGAATTAAATGACGCCAGCGAACAAATTAACCGGTTGAATCACGTGTTGGTCGATACCAATCGCCAATTACAGAAAAAAATTTACGACCTTCGCAGCATTTTCGAAGTCAGTTATAAAGTGATGGGGCAATTGGAATTTGAACAATTAGTGAAAGATGCGCTCATCAATATTCTGGGGATATTTACCGCAAAATCGGCAGTGCTGCTGCTCGTAGATCCGGAGCAAACAGATACGTTTCGCGTCGTTGATGCGCGTGGAATTCGCAATATCGATTTGCGAAAACTGTTGCTTCACCGGCACGATAAATTGATTCATTACATGGAGTTAATTAAAAAAGCATTTCAGATACGCAATATATCCGAAGAATTTCGCGATGTGGTTCCGCAACTCCGCGAGTTGGATATCGAGGTGCTCTCGCCACTGTATCAAAACGATGAGTTAACCGGTTTGCTCTGTCTCGGACCCAATTTTAAAGATGAAGAATATTCACTCGATCAGCTGGAAACGCTCGGTATTGTGTCCAACATGCTGGCAGTTGCGGTCAGTAATGCCACGCTTTATGAAAATATCCGCGCGATGTCATACACAGATGGGATGACAAGTCTGCACAATTACCGCTTTTTCGAGCTGCGTATCAAAGAAGAAATTTCCCGCGCCCGCCGCGATGGATCGCAACTTTCTTTGTTGATTCTTGATGTTGACTATTTTAAGAATTATAATGACACACTCGGACATCCCGCCGGAGACGATGTTTTGCGAAAAGTGAGTAAAATATTGCAAACATCCGTTCGGGATAACGATATTGTCGCCCGCTACGGTGGTGAAGAATTTGCCGTAATATTATCTGGTGCAGAAAAACAGGGTGCCATAAAACTGGCCGAACGTATTCGCGCAAAAGTGGAAGATGCATCATTTTATAAGGAAGAAATTCAGCCAAGCGGGCAATTAACCATCAGCCTGGGAGTCGCAAGTTTTCCGGATGACGCAATTCGTGAGGAAGATTTGATTCAAAATGCAGACAAAGCACTTTATCAGGCCAAAAAGAATGGACGCAACCGGGTGGTTGCCTACACAGAAACATTGAACACAGCATGAAAATTGGGATCGCTTGTTATCCAACCTACGGTGGTAGCGGTATTGTAGCTACAGAACTTGGTAAAAATTTAGCCCGCCGCGGACACGAAATACATTTTATATCCTATGCGTTGCCGTACCGGTTATCGGGATTTTTCAGCAACATTATGTTTCACGAAGTGAAAGTGCCGGAATACCCGCTATTCGAATACCCGCCATATGCGTTGGCGCTGGCAACACAAATTGCGACAGTTGCAACCAATAATAATCTGGATTTGGTGCATGTTCACTACGCCATCCCGCATGCGGTTTCAGCTTGTTTGGCGCGGGATATGATCAAATCCCGCCATCGCCTGAAAGTGGTAACAACGCTCCACGGGACAGATATTACATTGGTGGGTGCAGATCCTTCATATAAACAAATAACGCAATATGGCATAAATAAAAGTGATGCGGTAACCGCGGTTTCCAATTTTTTGCGGGAAGCAACCATCAGCACTTTTGAGCCGGAAATTCCCATTCGGGTGATCTATAATTTTATCGACGGCCCGCACAGCAGCGAAGAAGATTGCCGCTGCCTGCGCGAAAAATTTGCACCGAATGGCGAAACTATTTTAACCCATCTCTCCAATTTTCGTCCGGTAAAACGGGTGCAGGATACGATCGAAATTACCCGGTTGGTAAAAGAAAAAACGCCGGTAAAACTGGTGCTGATCGGCGATGGTCCGGAGCGTTCCCATGCCGAAGAATTGGTGCGAAAATACGGTTTGCAGAATGATGTATTTTTTCTCGGGAA
This genomic window contains:
- the hisS gene encoding histidine--tRNA ligase gives rise to the protein MSKIKPRIYKGTRDFLPEQMVRRNYVINIIKTVFEKFGFEQLETPTIEMWETLSGKYGEEGDRLTYRFTDRGDREVGLRYDLTVPLSRVVAMYPQLPKPFKRYQIQPVWRADKPQKGRFREFYQCDIDTIGSESVLADAELLAVTSEILTRLNFPAFKIRINSRKVLTGIVEAAGVNPDLATEIFRAIDKLDKIGQDGVENLLKDLAIGDDAVQKILNILNISGENAERLEKARDGLADSNIGIEGVAEIEKLVDLLRSFGIPRNNYLFDPCLARGLDYYTGPIFETIVEEPRIGSITGGGRYDNLIGMFGGNGFPATGSSIGLERIVTVMEELNMFPDWLGTTTEVLVTVFAEEFLPYSIHITNLLRDSGINTDLYSGNAKLRGQFGLANDKGIHFVVIAGPDEQEKQTVNIKNMINGKQESLPLSGLSAYLKQHLSVNKKQ
- a CDS encoding diguanylate cyclase; the protein is MLNETTTPKILVIDDDPSVHRLLATYFKRRNYVMESCEDSQNAVTHIREFEPDLVLIDLMMPSLDGISASKRIRNMEMQSYLPIIMLTAKSDDRDVVAALEAGIDDYITKPFEFDVLEARIRNMLRLKSLQDRLMHKSKELNDASEQINRLNHVLVDTNRQLQKKIYDLRSIFEVSYKVMGQLEFEQLVKDALINILGIFTAKSAVLLLVDPEQTDTFRVVDARGIRNIDLRKLLLHRHDKLIHYMELIKKAFQIRNISEEFRDVVPQLRELDIEVLSPLYQNDELTGLLCLGPNFKDEEYSLDQLETLGIVSNMLAVAVSNATLYENIRAMSYTDGMTSLHNYRFFELRIKEEISRARRDGSQLSLLILDVDYFKNYNDTLGHPAGDDVLRKVSKILQTSVRDNDIVARYGGEEFAVILSGAEKQGAIKLAERIRAKVEDASFYKEEIQPSGQLTISLGVASFPDDAIREEDLIQNADKALYQAKKNGRNRVVAYTETLNTA
- the bshA gene encoding N-acetyl-alpha-D-glucosaminyl L-malate synthase BshA is translated as MKIGIACYPTYGGSGIVATELGKNLARRGHEIHFISYALPYRLSGFFSNIMFHEVKVPEYPLFEYPPYALALATQIATVATNNNLDLVHVHYAIPHAVSACLARDMIKSRHRLKVVTTLHGTDITLVGADPSYKQITQYGINKSDAVTAVSNFLREATISTFEPEIPIRVIYNFIDGPHSSEEDCRCLREKFAPNGETILTHLSNFRPVKRVQDTIEITRLVKEKTPVKLVLIGDGPERSHAEELVRKYGLQNDVFFLGKQEDVYCMLNVGDIFLMPSGNESFGLAALEAMSCGLPCISSNAGGLPELNIHGETGYIAPVGDVLEMSNHVLKIIQTPDLLSQLSQNAQHHAIKNFHSDAIMKQYIKLYEEVLSQ